In Opitutaceae bacterium TAV5, one genomic interval encodes:
- a CDS encoding transposase has product MNERTENTNEGIGGEAASKDMSGGVIRVDEELIRSHLDKVVVSTVEQTLNGLLEAEAEQLCKAGRYEHTGQRVDTRAGHYERQYQTKAGEVTLRMPKLRKLPFETAIIERYRRRESSVEEALVEMYLAGVSVRRVEDITEALWGSRVSPSTLSELNQKIAVQIDTWRARPIEGKHAYVYLDGIWLKRSWGGEVKNVSILVAVGVNTEGYREVLAVEEGTKEDKASWQNFLRRIKERGLKAVKLFISDKCLGLVESLAEFYPEAKHQRCAVHFYRNVWSLVPAGKVRDVAAMLKAIHASEDRASARTKAAQVTAKLREMKLPAAAQLVETGIDETLNYYDFPSQHWRSLRTNNPLERLMREIRRRTRAVGAFPDGNSAMILVAARLRHVAGSQWGQKRYMDMTHLNQTCVMENQTRAA; this is encoded by the coding sequence ATGAACGAAAGAACTGAAAATACGAATGAAGGTATCGGCGGAGAAGCGGCGAGCAAAGATATGTCCGGCGGAGTGATCCGTGTGGATGAAGAGCTGATCAGGAGCCATCTGGACAAGGTGGTGGTGAGCACGGTGGAGCAAACGCTCAACGGGCTGCTTGAAGCGGAGGCCGAGCAGTTGTGCAAGGCAGGGCGCTACGAGCATACCGGGCAGCGTGTGGACACGCGTGCGGGCCATTATGAGCGTCAATATCAGACGAAGGCAGGAGAAGTGACGCTGAGGATGCCCAAGCTGAGGAAACTGCCGTTTGAGACGGCAATAATCGAACGCTACCGTCGACGTGAAAGCAGCGTGGAGGAGGCATTGGTGGAGATGTATCTGGCAGGTGTGTCGGTGCGACGAGTCGAAGACATCACCGAGGCGCTGTGGGGTTCGCGGGTGAGTCCGTCGACCCTGAGCGAACTCAACCAGAAGATCGCGGTGCAAATCGACACCTGGCGGGCTCGCCCGATCGAAGGCAAACACGCCTATGTTTATCTGGACGGCATCTGGCTGAAACGCAGCTGGGGCGGGGAAGTCAAAAACGTGAGCATCCTGGTGGCAGTCGGAGTGAACACCGAAGGCTACCGCGAAGTGCTTGCGGTCGAAGAAGGCACGAAAGAAGACAAAGCCTCGTGGCAAAACTTCCTTCGTCGCATCAAGGAGCGAGGGCTCAAGGCAGTGAAGCTGTTCATCTCGGACAAGTGCCTGGGATTGGTGGAAAGCCTGGCCGAGTTTTATCCCGAGGCCAAACACCAACGCTGCGCAGTGCATTTTTACCGCAATGTCTGGTCACTGGTGCCTGCCGGCAAGGTGCGCGATGTGGCCGCCATGCTCAAGGCGATCCATGCGAGCGAGGATCGGGCATCGGCCCGCACCAAGGCCGCGCAGGTAACCGCCAAGCTGCGCGAGATGAAACTGCCCGCGGCCGCACAACTGGTGGAAACCGGGATCGACGAAACGCTCAATTATTACGACTTCCCCAGTCAGCACTGGCGTTCATTGCGAACAAACAATCCGCTCGAAAGGCTCATGCGTGAGATACGCCGCAGAACGCGTGCGGTGGGAGCGTTTCCTGACGGCAACTCCGCGATGATCCTTGTGGCCGCACGCCTGCGGCATGTGGCAGGCTCGCAGTGGGGCCAGAAACGCTACATGGATATGACCCATCTGAACCAGACTTGCGTGATGGAAAACCAAACACGCGCAGCATGA
- a CDS encoding transposase IS204, with the protein MEFTTQVRACLPRCACEEHKVVTLVPPWAGPGSRFTLMFEAFAVQVLLASASLTQAAELLRLDWDSVQRIMDRAETRGLARRTTDEVTRVGLDEKSFGRGHSYVSLMTGHKPARVLEVVPERTIEAAVALWESLPEPQRKKVMAASMDMGAGFAAATRQAAPQAKIVHDRFHVSKHLNEAVDKVRRDEHRRLLEKGDESLKHTKFLWLQGALVEGGQALAFEQLLARELKTAKAWAFKEAFVEFWSQPDGLRAKRFFEQWHDTVIRSRLEPLKKVARMLQSHLCGLLNYFDHPITNAITEGFNSRIQSLKAAARGFRRFANYRTRILFFCGKLDLAPHLPLAPCH; encoded by the coding sequence ATGGAGTTCACCACGCAGGTCCGGGCCTGCCTGCCACGTTGCGCCTGCGAGGAGCACAAGGTCGTCACCTTGGTGCCGCCGTGGGCCGGGCCGGGTTCGCGCTTTACGCTGATGTTTGAGGCCTTTGCCGTGCAGGTGCTCCTGGCCAGTGCTTCGCTCACCCAGGCCGCCGAGTTGCTGCGACTCGACTGGGACAGTGTGCAGCGGATCATGGACCGGGCGGAGACCCGAGGACTTGCACGGCGCACCACCGACGAAGTCACCCGCGTCGGCCTTGATGAGAAGAGTTTTGGCCGTGGTCACAGCTACGTCTCGTTGATGACCGGCCATAAGCCTGCCCGGGTGCTCGAAGTGGTGCCGGAGCGCACTATCGAGGCGGCGGTGGCCTTGTGGGAGAGTCTGCCCGAGCCTCAACGAAAAAAGGTCATGGCGGCCAGCATGGACATGGGGGCTGGCTTCGCCGCCGCCACCCGCCAAGCCGCCCCTCAGGCCAAAATCGTGCATGACCGTTTTCACGTCTCCAAGCACCTCAACGAGGCGGTCGATAAAGTCCGTCGCGACGAGCACCGCCGTCTCTTGGAAAAAGGCGACGAGAGCCTCAAGCACACCAAGTTCCTCTGGCTGCAAGGTGCGCTCGTCGAAGGCGGCCAAGCCTTGGCCTTTGAGCAGCTCCTGGCCCGCGAGTTGAAGACCGCAAAGGCATGGGCGTTCAAGGAGGCTTTCGTTGAGTTTTGGAGCCAGCCCGACGGCCTTCGCGCCAAGCGCTTCTTCGAGCAATGGCATGACACCGTGATACGCTCCAGACTCGAACCGCTTAAAAAGGTGGCACGCATGCTTCAGTCCCATCTATGCGGTTTGCTCAACTACTTCGACCACCCCATCACCAACGCCATCACCGAGGGCTTCAACTCGCGTATCCAATCCTTGAAAGCCGCCGCCCGCGGCTTCCGCCGCTTTGCCAATTATCGCACTCGCATCCTCTTCTTTTGCGGTAAACTCGATCTTGCTCCTCATTTGCCCTTAGCCCCTTGCCATTAA